The genomic DNA attagacctacacgttttaccgaatataggtatgcaaatataaataaataaagaggagcatgctatccactacaaaaacaaaacaaaaacataattccgagtctatcattaaagaaataatttaaagtataataacatttatcagttaataaagacttgaggtgctttttaaatagatttaaatttaagcttttatattgatttggaattttgttgtaaattttcggtgccattattaccgagtaaagcagtttatggaataaataaataattattaaaagataTGGAACTATTTTGGATGAATTATCTGTTTTCATTATTCGAaattatcgtttttttttattatttcagtttgTAGCATTTACATTGTAGATATACTCATAAAGTTAGTGATATcatgaaacatatttttatcaattagtCACTACGATATGAGATCCGGTATTGTGAAATGAACATTATACGCCAATAATAATTAGTCTTGAGATAGTAATCGGGATTTtatcgatataaaaataaataatctaatacaataatctactaatattaagtatatgtattatcCGAATGTCGTTcgattataatgaaatatggAATAGACTACCGGACGAAGCTGCGTGTAACAGttagtgatatatatatttttaaagcctTAAAAGCATTAACCGATTTATACCGTTCAATGTAATGCTTTTATATCTGTTTATACCTCAGACAATTATTAGATTACAAGAGCTGCCATTTTTGCCCATTTAAtaagtagtaaaatattatttaatttcatttttcttcacacttttttcacttttttcttCAGTTACAGCACGCTTCAATTTCTAAAGGggtcaaaaatattcaaaaatattttttatacagatattttatttcttttcaaattaaacatttattgtttctatATTTGAGTAGTAGTAAACTGTGTATGAAtgaatacaacttttatattatttaattatttacatacgtttccaaaaaaacatataatgttaacacatatatcaaaataacaaaatagtaaatccTAAGCCAGGTTCGTTCGATTAGTGTTAAGTGCAGATATCAAGTACAAAATCTGGACAGGCATTGATAACTACTTTACACATAACAATCTTCTTGATTTAAAGAAATTCTATTTTAGAATGCATTGgtcaattattttctatacataTCTAAGGTCTTGGCGCCGAAGAGGTCGCAAAGCTGTCTCAATACAGGCCATCCACTAAACTGGAGAAGGATGGAGACTCGTACACCTTTACTAGCACCTCTCCAGCAAGGACTAAAGTAGTGAAGTTCAAGCCTGGAGTCGAACAGGACGATGAAATCAAAGAGGGACTGgttgtaagtaaaaaaatatataaaataggcacatagaaattaaaaaaataacacttccATGCAACGGTCAATCCTTGCCGAGCGAGGTTGTGGTCCATTTATGAATGTTTTTGAGTCAAACATTCTCAATCCATCCAAGCTTTCGCCTTTAGTAGGAAGTAGTATGAAACAACTGTACACTTTATGGAAAATAGCTAGTTCgtgttcaattaatttattcctaatattttcgaggaaattaaaatattattgagatTTGAAACAAATGATGTTGTTGATTGGAAAATTTTCCATCTCACTTTTCAGGTTAAGTCTACATACACAGTGGACGGTAACGTGGTGACACAGGTCATCAAGCATGAAGACAAAGTAACCACTTTCAAGCGAGAATACAACGGTGACTCACTTAAAGTTGTAagttgtttttaatgaaactcTTGTAAAAGTGCAATAAATGGCTGAAAGCATTATCTAACTTTATAAtatcgaaatatataaatatatcttcgTAACGTgggtcaaaaaatataagtacatacttgTATTAATGAATCATTcggatgagcattttctgttaagatataaaaatcgaagatctggaatacCTGATGCAGAACCATGATGgtgcagctaaactataggaaatatagaaatgacgccctaataaaagttattcagtCTAATAAgaattttctgttgaggtataaataATCTAGAACACCTGAACAATATTCATAATGATCCAGCTaaattataggaaatataatttttcagtctgatgtatattatataatatttgttagtacaattaaatttctctaatatttttgactccttaccaaaaattgatCGGCCAcacgaacgaagtcgcggacGTCGACTGGTATATAATAAAGGGATGATATAATGATGACGTATCTGTGTCTCTCTAACAAAACTGTTGGGCGCATAGATTTAGAAGCCCCGCGCGCGGGTTGGGCGGATTTTAAGTTTGAAAGGTGACATAAGACAATTGAAAGTTTAGGTAAATTAATGATAGTCGGTGGTCGTTGTCCCTCTTTCAGCTCCATAGAAGACCTGAATGAGGCCAATGACAGTGGCGACTCTCGACACTCAAACTCTCTCGAAAATAAGAAGATTTCTAGTTACGTgtgaaatagatttttaaggtttttttttttatttccagacTATCACGAGCAACTTCTGGGACGGCGTGTGCAACAGATACTACTCAGCCTAGTTTTAATTACTCTAgtcataaaatctaatttgtaaacgaaatattctaaatatatttttataagtaagatttttaaaaatacttgttttgAGTGGTATAAATGTGATATTCCCAAATGAATTATTGAAAACATGATTTTGacttctgaaaataatatgtattatataattaatatttaattaaataaatatattagtgtcctaatataaaaataatcacacagattgagctagccccaatataatttcaagacttgttatgggatactaacttaacgatactatattttataacaaatatatatatggataaacatgcatgacccgggccaatcagaaaaatatcattttccatcatgacctgaccggggatcgaaccctggacctctcggttcagaggcaagcactttaccactgcgccaccgaggtcgtcaaaacaaataataacttctcaccatggatttagtaagtacctacttcgttgtacggagtacctactatgtTCCATGCTTCTCACTATTCAATGACTTAAGAGCATACATGAAAAAAGACCAAAATTAGGGTTGAGACTGAAAGAAAATATCCGAGAGAACAATTGACTTGATTTCTTACAAGtcaccataaaaaatatataaaatattgaaaatgagCCACATTCTTATAAAGAACTTCGTATCACACACGTACGACCAAACTGTGGACATAAGAAGGGTGGAAAGCGGGAATATAAATCTTCATTTATATTCCCGCTTTCCACCCTTCTTCCTTTAACTTCGATAACTAACATGATGTCGTCagggatgatatgcgtgccaatggtctgacaactagggatgccgacagTCATGAGAAATAGAgatgaaaaagtagaaaaacgaaccctgggctccgatgctcaaccAACTAACTGGAAGCACCCGGAAATACGGttggatgagagagagagagagagagagattacCGATCTGGTAAGCCATTGAAATCTTCAAGAAACGAGTCTATGACTTTTCCTCAAACGCTCCTTCGATGCTCCTGGTATTGCAGCTGATTTTGTGcagcggtgaccacttaccataaAGTGACTCAATTATAACCGTTACCGTACCAACCTTTTGATGACTAATGATGATGCAACGGAAGTCGATGATGGATGATTaggtgaaatgaaaataaatgcttatttaatacttttatttgtatggttttataaatctttaaaacggAACAGATTATTTAAGTGGCATACATTTACCAATTTGTGATCGTAATTAGTTCAAGCACagatttaacaatatttcaaatgaCTAATATAAGTCATgaataataacttaatttttgaaGTCTAAATCATAAATTGCTAACAATGTTTACTTAAAAGACAAGACTTTGCTTGCCTAGTCTTAGAATCGTGCCACATATTTACAGAAGTCCTGCAACTAGTCTCACAACTTTATTTGTCGATTttcttatcatatttttaatatctttaacaAGCTGATAGAGTAATTGGCAATTATTAAGCTTCTGTGCTACGTCGTAGAGGACTTTGACAAGCTGATATGCTACGCCGTAGAGGACTTTCTCAAGCTGATATGCTACGCCGTAGACGACTTTCTCAAGCTGATATGCTACGCCGTAGAGGACTTTCTCAAGCTGATATGCTACGCCGTAGACGACTTTCTCAAGCTGATATGCTACGCCGTAGAGGACTTGACAAGCTGATATGCTACGCCGTAGACGACTTTCTCAAGCTGATATGCTACGCCGTAGAGGACTTTCTCAAGCTGATATGCTACGCCGTAGAGGACTTTCTCAAGCTGATATGCTACGCCGTAGAGGACTTTCTCAAGCTGATATGCTACGCCGTAGAGAACTTTCTCAAGCTGATATGCTACGCCGTAGAGAACTTTCTCAAGCTGATATGCTACGCCGTAGAGAACTTGACAAGCTGATATGCTATGCCGTAGAGGCCGCTCAATCTGCTTCAAATGTAATTGCAAAATTCTACCCAAACAtcatacacatataaaaatcttgttaatattttctacgcccattttttcttctcttagtttaatataataaaggttCAAATgtcacataattttttaaacaagtcATTATGATCGGCCATTTTGATAAGATTCACAATGAATCATATTTGCACGAATATTCCTTGATAGTTTATGAATTTATACCTTATTGTACTAAAtagctttttctttttgcgagtccaaataatttttgttaaatatatattataatattgttttttggtCAATAAGTatacctttatatatttttctttcgtcTATGGTATCTTCCCTAGTTGAGATATTGTTAGATTATGATAATCTTTGaaagttttatgaaatactTCAGTAGGATTgggtttaatatatatttgacataattataaaaaacataatctaCTTATGTTCAACTTTCATTGACAACGTTGGTTCATAGTAACAACACATGTATAAAATCAACTTTGTTAACCATCCTGTAAAGTTTATACGTATAACCCTGCATTGAGCCATACAGGTTAACTCGTGATGCGATATACGGTATAATGCATTTGGCCACTTTCGCACGAACGCTTTTTCAATGCGCGCTTAAAAAAACGCTGCAATGGAACATTTGCGACCACGAGTATCTGTTCAACTTTATAAGACGGCATTTTCTATCGCATGCGTGTTCTAAGTGTTCTTCATGTTAGCGCATAATACTCAAAgcttaatatatgattttatcGAATTTAAAGTTGGCGTTTAAATGtcggatattttttttaattttattaattttgggAGCTTTTATCTACAAGACAAGTAAGTCAGTccatcaaaacaaaacaatttcacTTTCAAAGTTACaacttaataatatcattGTCATATGTTAAATAGTGTTGAGCGTTTATAACGCTAATGCAAACAAGGTGTTAAAACTACACTTTATCTCGCCCAATTGTTACAGTGCATTAACGATTTACGTGACCTCgcatttttataatctgtttctttttatcaAAGATATCACTGTGAATATAACGCCGGTCAATTtggcaatttaatttattgatatcgTGAATATACTCTGTATTCTGCAAAATGGCTTACTTGGGCAAGGAATACAAATTCGTAAAGGAAGATAACTTTGACGGCTTCCTCAAAGCAATCGGTAAGTTGTTCAAAATTACgtgataaattattgaaatatttattatatattactgcATTGTATAAGAATAGAGTGTGTGTGATGTGAGTGTTACACAAAACGTAGAGTTATTTGtgagtataattattaaagtagatttaacaatattttatttttagaaaattctCTGCTAAAAAGTAGaacttaaataacaaataatacgTATCTCTTGTTCTTCTCATAACAAAGAATGTATCAatagttaacgttaaagttgactggtgctcCTTAGGGTTGGTTGCATcatcaattttgacgttaccTAACTTTATCAACGTGCGGAGAAagacgcaaagtacgccattttgtgtaAACGTGTGGCGCACAGtttaaaatcaatgtcaaatttgacgatgCAAGCCACTCTTAATGTCaggttataaaaaaagtgtatTAATGCCAATTATgaaaagttgtatttttattatctaccttttacgataaaatatatacatgcaATAAAATGATACGCCCATGCCCATGACTTTAGattgataacaaaaaatactcctatttttatattttttatcgacgTATAGGTATATCTgcaatctatattttaatattaaatttctacaaaatataaataaaaatcaacaaatttaattcattacatGTTACATTTACATGATATTATACAAGTCAAGCCCGcggtctgtctgtccctatggatgctcttagatctttaaaacgtTATGCcgttagatctttaaaacttggtaacggattttgatgaggttttttttaataaatagagtgattcaagggGAAGGGGATTATTCTCGTGCAAAGCCGAGGCATGTcgcaaatatttaatataacttatttttccaAAGGCGTTAAAGACGAAGACATAGCCAAGTTGGCTCACTATAAGCCAGCAACAAAGCTGACCAAGGATGGTGACTATTACGTATTCACCTTCACGGATCCTCTCAAGACCAAGGAGGTGAAGTTCAAGTCTGGCGTGGAACAGGATGAAGAAATCAGGGATGGGTCTAAGGTTAGCGTTAATTACTTTGTACCCTTTTACACTTAAACTAACTGCACCGTGCTATATTACGTTGTTTAGATATTTAGATACGTGAGATAGATTATTTAGATACTTAGATAGATACGTGTTTATATAGATACTTACGTATTAATGCACAGCGccatttactttataaagcgccattgactaaATCCTATGGGAATAGTTATTAATATGCCAGCTCCgaactgtcgccgaactcagacacatgccgacgcgaatacgTGAACATTGTGTAGTTAGTATgcgtgcttttatttaccgcaacaaaaaaccagcaatgtgtaccgaatccgccaaagtttggcaaactgttcgacgataTTGTGGAGCCGGTATAACAATAACATGAGGATACGATTATTATAAACCCCTAAGCAAGATTGCTTAAaggtttataaaatgttagaaTTTGGTAAGTATCTTACCATATGGGTATTGTACTTGGTTTGACATAACTCCGGGTTTTTTCCAGGTTAAGACTACATATACCGTGGACGGGAACGTAATAACACAGGTGCTCAAGCGCGACGATAAGTCGGCCACTTTTAAGAGGGAGTTTGATGGTGACAACCTTACAGTGGTGAGTGGGTTACTTATTTTTCTCTTCTTATAGCCGTATACGTCGTGGATGTAGGCAGTGACTATTATGTAAAGTGAAACAGGCTGTTTCCGTTGCCTTTTCCATTAGAAGCAGGGGCTGATATATCTATTCATCGACCAGAGTGTGGATGCTTCtctcacgatattttctttGCCGGAGCCAGAAGTAAGTGGTGAAAACTACCATGCATAGGTGGTTTTCAGACCGCTTTgaactcaaactcaaactcaaatatttttattgcagtaactgtgtagtacaaggtgtggcacatacaatacatatagtttcaacagtttaccctttcaggcatgcaatattagcgttatgttacacttataacacatactatatttctatatatggATAAGTACGTGcagtatttacaaattaaactgtttgaacaacttataagtaatttgtctttgcacacgatataattatttatggaatacaTACCAATTTATTCTCGTAAGATACGAGTATTATACTCATAGTATTCatccaaattataaaacacatgGTCTAATAACCAAGCCTTAAGCTTCAGTTTGAATAAGTGACTATTTTggatacatttgatatttacaGGTAAATGGTTAAGTACATTTATTCCAGAAATATAGGCACTTTTTTATACacttcattatttacaatgggaagatacaaatcatttttatataaatttctttggTTATCTCTGAgatccattttttttctaaaatataaattgttattttgaacaaatacacataattcaagtatattatattattatatattgataaattttaacaaggaaaaataattaatctgtaatcTTTCTCAAGATAATTGACGTAGGTAGTACCTATACTTAGTTATCGTAATGATAGCCGCGGTGGAAACGCTCGTAACAACCACCCACATGGgaccttttatttttacgaattacatataaaataaaatatatatactatattttattaataaaaataaacgacgacgtaaaaataaacgacacaaaatacctatttatttatttattggtaccTACTttgaatgataatattttttttttagaaataatagaTCTTCATTTGGCAATACATAAGATcaaataatagttataatgTTCATTCGGGTagtctatatttatttctctttcttttttcagACAATTACCGCCAGCCAATGGGATGGCGTCGCTCACAGATACTACAAAGCCTAACCAACTCAGaagaaaattgttatatttatattattgttaaataaatttcgtttGTACAGTAATttgtgatttgatttttattagtagATTCGTTAATGTTTATTGGAGTAATTTAGGCGATTCCTCCCTGCACACTAGCGCtaccaaattatatatagaaaactataatactttctactacatttttgtatgtacgtaATGTTGCttaatctattaaaatatattgttttttattttcgctaagaaataaaagatttagAAAGAAGtagcaattttttaaagaaattgtttaaaatgcGAAGTGGCGCTAGTGCGCTTGGAGTAATCGCCTTAAGAGATAGTAGACTAAAAAGTCGCTTGGGCACCGTTAAAAAACACCATTTAACTGTATTGCAAAATAGTTGAGCAGCTAAT from Plodia interpunctella isolate USDA-ARS_2022_Savannah chromosome 21, ilPloInte3.2, whole genome shotgun sequence includes the following:
- the LOC128679139 gene encoding fatty acid-binding protein 1-like; its protein translation is MAFLGKEFKFVKDENFDGFLKSVGLGAEEVAKLSQYRPSTKLEKDGDSYTFTSTSPARTKVVKFKPGVEQDDEIKEGLVVKSTYTVDGNVVTQVIKHEDKVTTFKREYNGDSLKVTITSNFWDGVCNRYYSA
- the LOC128679140 gene encoding fatty acid-binding protein 1-like, which translates into the protein MAYLGKEYKFVKEDNFDGFLKAIGVKDEDIAKLAHYKPATKLTKDGDYYVFTFTDPLKTKEVKFKSGVEQDEEIRDGSKVKTTYTVDGNVITQVLKRDDKSATFKREFDGDNLTVTITASQWDGVAHRYYKA